tcgttccaccagaggATGGAGACGTGACGTGAAGAAGAgttagtacgaggaatggaacgttcggcagcattgatgataacagccgtgaggtattcgacctgactgtcacaactgaaaaaatcgtggtccggaaaggtcaccAGGGAGAAGTAAAgtacccagtcagctttcggtatgttccagctcgatggggtgtggtgtaggagacgaacgacacagggaaagtggtcgctcaaataggtgtcagaaaggacataccactcgaaccgatgggcaagagtggtagaacagatcggtaggtccaagtgggagtaggtatgagtagagtctgagaggaaagtcggggcaccagtattgaggcagacaagattgaaatGGTTGAAGACAtacgccaagagtgagcctctttgacaggatgcaggattgccccaaaggggatgatgggcattgaagtcgccaaacaataaaaacggcgggggaagctgaacgatcaggttcatcatgtcagcccgactaacagcagatgacgatggagtgcagatggtacaaactgaaaaagtaaaagcagaaagagtaatacggacagctattgcttggagtggggtggtcaatgtgatggggtggtaatagacatcgtcctgaacgagcaacatgactccaccatgagctcggataccgtccacaggggtgaggtcatactgctccgaggtatagtgggtaaaggcaatatgaTCGGtcaggcgcaacttggtttcctggagaccaaggacgagcggacagtgcaggcggaggagcagttgtaattcctcccgattagatcgaatacctcttatgttccaatgtaacaaggtcatcactagtcaaaaaagaggaggaacgagacgggggaagagctggtcacctcaacgtccacggagggccaggtttcgagggaacaacgctacaaccagcgggaggcagatcctgttccatcgagtcgtcgccagctgcggccgctgtccctggttgtgtaggaggggcagcatcatttgccgacgagaggccagctgagcacctggcagcagagcgtcccagcgaaactgaggacggccgggagcagcaactcacggatggagcgtcagacgaaacgcgccggggtggagagggggatagagacttcttcttggaggtcttcttggaaggccgaggaggcacagggatggtgggctggacccgaagaaggtcctcacgcgcggggtccgttttcgaacgccggacctcggaagctggcgTCCGGAACGTTTTcccaatggacgcctgagaagatgatcgcttctcaggcggtggggaggaggaggagcgcgaggaggagggcgaggaggagcgcgaggaggagggcgaggaggagggcgaggaggagggcgaggaggagggcgaggaggagggcgaggaggagggcgaggaggagggcgaggaggagggcgaggaggagggcgaggaggagggcgaggaggagggcgaggaggagggcgaggaggagggcgaggaggagggcgaggaggagggcgaggaggagggcgaggaggagggcgaggaggagggcgaggaggagggcgaggaggagggcgaggaggagggcgaggaggagggcgaggaggagggcgaggaggagggcgaggaggagggcgaggaggagggcgaggaggagggcgaggaggagggcgaggaggagggcgaggaggagggcgaggaggagggcgaggaggagggcgaggaggagggcgaggaggagggcgaggaggagggcgaggaggagggcgaggaggagggcgaggaggagggcgaggaggagggcgaggaggagggcgaggaggagggcgaggaggagggcgaggaggagggcgaggaggagggcgaggaggagggcgaggaggagggcgaggaggagggcgaggaggagggcgaggaggagggcgaggaggagggcgaggaggagggcgaggaggagggcgaggaggagggcgaggaggagggcgaggaggagggcgaggaggagggcgaggaggagggcgaggaggagggcgaggaggagggcgaggaggagggcgaggaggagggcgaggaggagggcgaggaggagggcgaggaggagggcgaggaggagggcgaggaggagggcgaggaggagggcgaggaggagggcgaggaggagggcgaggaggagggcgaggaggagggcgaggaggagggcgaggaggagggcgaggaggagggcgaggaggagggcgaggaggagggcgaggaggagggcgaggaggagggcgaggaggagggcgaggaggagggcgaggaggagggcgaggaggagggcgaggaggagggcgaggaggagggcgaggaggagggcgaggaggagggcgaggaggagggcgaggaggagggcgaggaggagggcgaggaggagggcgaggaggagggcgaggaggagggcgaggaggagggcgaggaggagggcgaggaggagggcgaggaggagggcgaggaggagggcgaggaggagggcgaggaggagggcgaggaggagggcgaggaggagggcgaggaggagggcgaggaggagggcgaggaggagggcgaggaggagggcgaggaggagggcgaggaggagggcgaggaggagggcgaggaggagggcgaggaggagggcgaggaggagggcgaggaggagggcgaggaggagggcgaggaggagggcgaggaggagggcgaggaggagggcgaggaggagggcgaggaggagggcgaggaggagggcgaggaggagggcgaggaggagggcgaggaggagggcgaggaggagggcgaggaggagggcgaggaggagggcgaggaggagggcgaggaggagggcgaggaggagggcgaggaggagggcgaggaggagggcgaggaggagggcgaggaggagggcgaggaggagggcgaggaggagggcgaggaggagggcgaggaggagggcgaggaggagggcgaggaggagggcgaggaggagggcgaggaggagggcgaggaggagggcgaggaggagggcgaggaggagggcgaggaggagggcgaggaggagggcgaggaggagggcgaggaggagggcgaggaggagggcgaggaggagggcgaggaggagggcgaggaggagggcgaggaggagggcgaggaggagggcgaggaggagggcgaggaggagggcgaggaggagggcgaggaggagggcgaggaggagggcgaggaggagggcgaggaggagggcgaggaggagggcgaggaggagggcgaggaggagggcgaggaggagggcgaggaggagggcgaggaggagggcgaggaggagggcgaggaggagggcgaggaggagggcgaggaggagggcgaggaggagggcgaggaggagggcgaggaggagggcgaggaggagggcgaggaggagggcgaggaggagggcgaggaggagggcgaggaggagggcgaggaggagggcgaggaggagggcgaggaggagggcgaggaggagggcgaggaggagggcgaggaggagggcgaggaggagggcgaggaggagggcgaggaggagggcgaggaggagggcgaggaggagggcgaggaggagggcgaggaggagggcgaggaggagggcgaggaggagggcgaggaggagggcgaggaggagggcgaggaggagggcgaggaggagggcgaggaggagggcgaggaggagggcgaggaggagggcgaggaggagggcgaggaggagggcgaggaggagggcgaggaggagggcgaggaggagggcgaggaggagggcgaggaggagggcgaggaggagggcgaggaggagggcgaggaggagggcgaggaggagggcgaggaggagggcgaggaggagggcgaggaggagggcgaggaggagggcgaggaggagggcgaggaggagggcgaggaggagggcgaggaggagggcgaggaggagggcgaggaggagggcgaggaggagggcgaggaggagggcgaggaggagggcgaggaggagggcgaggaggagggcgaggaggagggcgaggaggagggcgaggaggagggcgaggaggagggcgaggaggagggcgaggaggagggcgaggaggagggcgaggaggagggcgaggaggagggcgaggaggagggcgaggaggagggcgaggaggagggcgaggaggagggcgaggaggagggcgaggaggagggcgaggaggagggcgaggaggagggcgaggaggagggcgaggaggagggcgaggaggagggcgaggaggagggcgaggaggagggcgaggaggagggcgaggaggagggcgaggaggagggcgaggaggagggcgaggaggagggcgaggaggagggcgaggaggagggcgaggaggagggcgaggaggagggcgaggaggagggcgaggaggagggcgaggaggagggcgaggaggagggcgaggaggagggcgaggaggagggcgaggaggagggcgaggaggagggcgaggaggagggcgaggaggagggcgaggaggagggcgaggaggagggcgaggaggagggcgaggaggagggcgaggaggagggcgaggaggagggcgaggaggagggcgaggaggagggcgaggaggagggcgaggaggagggcgaggaggagggtgaggaggagggtgaggaggagggtgaggaggagggtgaggaggagggtgaggaggatttgggaggcagaggcagagaccccggatggggggaggaggctgaggggggacaggataggggtgaggataccgcggaaggagtggacacaactgaggcaaacgaagtggtcaatggtattggatggaggcggtcatacttcttcctggcctcagaataagagagccgatccaaagttttgagttcttgtatcttcttctccttctgatatgcggggcagtctgaggatctgggcaagtggatgccaggacaattaatgcactgaggtggtggggtgcatgtatgttcctcacgaagaggacatccacagtcgccacaaaggggctcagcctcacactgagacgacatgtgcccaaagcgcaaacaccgaaaacagcacataggaggcaggacgtaaggtcgcacgtcgcaccggtagcacatcacctttaccttctccgggagaacgtccccctcaaaggcgaggatgaaggccccggtgtcgatgcgacggtctttggggccacgctggactcgccggacgaaatgcacgccccggcgctccaggttggccctgagctcctcatcagattgcagcaggaggtcccgatgaaaaataaccccctgcgtcctatttagtgccagatgaaggacaatggacactgggatgtcccctaggcagtcgcacgcctggagcgccgccgactgtgtggcggaggtggtctttataagaacggaccccgaaagcattttactaagagcctagatttccccgaagatgtcctcaatgtgctgaacaaagaacatgggcttggaggtggcgaacgtctccccatcggttcgagaacagaccaaatagcgggggaagtacttcgccccaagccggcgggcctgtccctcctcccagggagtggccaagggggaaagggcaggagaaccagaactagaaacagtacctttcctttttaaagactcggccgcagagcgacctgatacgtgttgacgtttcatctgcgaaacgtccgccccgataccacccactccgaccaggggctctccccacaggcgccacccagcctcagcaagggccacctggcaggatga
This genomic interval from Schistocerca serialis cubense isolate TAMUIC-IGC-003099 chromosome 8, iqSchSeri2.2, whole genome shotgun sequence contains the following:
- the LOC126416533 gene encoding mucin-5AC-like: MRVSTRGSSHVGDVVVQLSPVSFHYRGGSTGMRRPCTFRSTVLRCRRIDGHPRGRLVGTRRHLFTAQMRSPVSGDEDLSDTDQQSYLVSQYEEGPNLQSGGGASYDAPLPLPPKSSSPSSSPSSSPSSSPSSSPSSSPSSSPSSSPSSSPSSSPSSSPSSSPSSSPSSSPSSSPSSSPSSSPSSSPSSSPSSSPSSSPSSSPSSSPSSSPSSSPSSSPSSSPSSSPSSSPSSSPSSSPSSSPSSSPSSSPSSSPSSSPSSSPSSSPSSSPSSSPSSSPSSSPSSSPSSSPSSSPSSSPSSSPSSSPSSSPSSSPSSSPSSSPSSSPSSSPSSSPSSSPSSSPSSSPSSSPSSSPSSSPSSSPSSSPSSSPSSSPSSSPSSSPSSSPSSSPSSSPSSSPSSSPSSSPSSSPSSSPSSSPSSSPSSSPSSSPSSSPSSSPSSSPSSSPSSSPSSSPSSSPSSSPSSSPSSSPSSSPSSSPSSSPSSSPSSSPSSSPSSSPSSSPSSSPSSSPSSSPSSSPSSSPSSSPSSSPSSSPSSSPSSSPSSSPSSSPSSSPSSSPSSSPSSSPSSSPSSSPSSSPSSSPSSSPSSSPSSSPSSSPSSSPSSSPSSSPSSSPSSSPSSSPSSSPSSSPSSSPSSSPSSSPSSSPSSSPSSSPSSSPSSSPSSSPSSSPSSSPSSSPSSSPSSSPSSSPSSSPSSSPSSSPSSSPSSSPSSSPSSSPSSSPSSSPSSSPSSSPSSSPSSSPSSSPSSSPSSSPSSSPSSSPSSSPSSSPSSSPSSSPSSSPSSSPSSSPSSSPSSSPSSSPSSSPSSSPSSSPSSSPSSSPSSSPSSSPSSSPSSSPSSSPSSSPSSSPSSSPSSSPSSSPSSSPSSSPSSSPSSSPSSSPSSSPSSSPSSSPSSSPSSSPSSSPSSSPSSSPSSSPSSSPSSSPSSSPSSSPSSSPSSSPSSSPSSSPSSSPSSSPSSSPSSSPSSSPSSSPSSSPSSSPSSSPSSSPSSSPSSSPSSSPSSSPSSSPSSSPSSSPSSSPSSSPSSSPSSSPSSSPSSSPSSSPSSSPSSSPSSSPSSSPSSSPSSSPSSSPSSSPSSSPSSSPSSSPSSSPSSSPSSSPSSSPSSSPSSSPSSSPSSSPSSSPSSSPSSSPSSSPSSSPSSSPSSSPSSSPSSSPSSSPSSSPSSSPSSSPSSSPSSSPSSSPSSSPSSSPSSSPSSSPSSSPSSSPSSSPSSSSRIIQSELLSDKGGEFDSNEVNDILQAEGVTRRVTAPYTQQSGGSEWDMLTIVEMARTLKYSNKEANFPAAIWAELVGASVYILNRTAESSVEGISPFELWFGKKPGIKVTYNRLYMLCPHTRQRRLKMDEAVKGYFVGDISDCYSDPDFGGSNKTGWSKSDVLITHADGAISWLSKRQAATATSTTETELVAATEAVKEIVCQT